A stretch of DNA from Arctopsyche grandis isolate Sample6627 chromosome 6, ASM5162203v2, whole genome shotgun sequence:
GGAGCGGGTTCGCTCCCAGCGGCGACCGAGCCTACCGGATCCACCTCGTCTATAAACCCGACATTTACCGACCTAACTATAAGTTTAACTCAATGAAAAACCCATCAGGCATCATCCATGTAATAATTAAGTTTCCATGGatatttagatattattattgtaatgaatgtttaaaaaaatgttttttgttacGGCATTTGGATGACACCATTTGGTTATGGGCTATTTCTAAATTCCGCAACTATGGCTAGTGTAAGTGatgataactagaggtaggatattcacagtgctatccattgttccattgttgtaaatcctttgtaaaaaaggttcggcaaacctttaacaatgcatttacaacctttgaacaatacgcggcaccttctgggtccggtgactaatgatAACCGAATTTATAAATCTTTCGATGATTACTtctcaaatgtgaatcgctacataaataataaaaatctcgtagaaaaaaaaatattcagcaATATTTGAGCAGTTTTCTATATGACAATTTTCCTGTGCAGCCTATTTTTGTGCGACATATTTCCTGTTAGCGTttcacatttgaaaaaataCCCGTTTACCATTTTGCACTGTGACCATttttaaaacctttttatttCGTTGTAGACATTCGAGAAGTTTCATTTCAGAACAATATTACGTCGTTTTGACctgaacattatatttattaaaccaGTCATAGAGcgaaaaaacatatattaaaattgtgaatGTTTATACATTCATTCGCAATCTCTATCGCAAAGCCCAAAGACTCTTGAAGAAAAGGTATTAATAGCAGTAATGTTACCCGACAAAAactttttaaagtattttaattattttaatagcttaTAAATTCAATTCAGTAATTGTTGAGCCTCGATCACGCCGACTTTCGTTTTAATTCCAAAATGTTCGTTTGTCATTCCGAGTGTTGACAGCAGTTGGTAGCAGTTGGCGGCAGTGGCTGTCTCCTCGTGTCTTTCCTTGCGATCTGCTGAGCGCGATTGCGGCGGTCGCCAACATTACCGGTGAGAAAGGGCTCAGCCCCCTCAGATATCGCCCCCGCACACCCCTCCAACTCCCCGGGAGCCCCCGACACTGAAGACTACGCCCTCAGTGCCCCCGCCGCCTCGATGCGACCCGATTAACCGGATCGCCGGCCTCCATAGTATCCAATGGCCCTACCCAATCCTCAAATCGTTCATGTTTTATTAGAAACCAACAAACGTCAACGAATGTTCCTTGAAAATATTGATACATTTAATACTTCAACTGCTTCTATCCTTGATTTTAAGACCTTTCGCTCAACTTGAAAGTCAATTGTTGACGTTTCAATTTGGCGCCGAAGAGGTTATGTCGTCTCCCAATTCAATTTTTCCCATACATTGCGTGCATGTGAGTGAactgttttaattaattgtcagttatattgaatgtatattttgtatgtttCAGAAAATGGCTCCCCGTAAAAATAAAGTAGCAAAAGAGGAGGTCCAAGTTTCATTGGGACCTCAAGTACGCGAAGGCCAGACTGCTTTCGCAGTAGCACACATTTTCGCATCGTTCAATGACACTTTCGTCCATGTGACCGATTTGTCGGGACGCGAAACCATCGCTCGCGTCACCGGAGGCATGAAAGTCAAAGCTGACAGAGATGAAGCGTCTCCGTACGCTGCTATGTTGGCCGCTCAGGTACGTCTCGGAACGACTTTAAAACTGTTCCAAACCGCCAGTGTTTTTATTAtacgctattattattattatattgtaggaCGTTGCCGAAAAGTGCAAATTGTTGGGCATCACAGCGCTCCACATTAAGCTCCGAGCCACCGGAGGAAACAAAACAAAGACCCCTGGACCGGGTGCACAGTCTGCGTTGAGAGCTCTCGCTCGTTCTTCTATTAAGATAGGACGTATCGAGGATGTGACGCCGATTCCGTCCGACACGACGAGAAGGAAGGGAGGTCGCCGTGGACGCAGGCTTTAGaataactattttatatttttacttctgaTTTGGTTATTGCACTCCGATGTAAAACTGGAAATataaaagcaaataaaaaattattcaacactatgatcttttattttttaattaaatttacgcTGAATATGTATTCTTTGAATGTAGACTAGAAATATTCGTCTTCAATAATTGTAAGTGCAGTGCAACCTGTCAAGAACTGCAATAATTCAGATAAAACTAGGTCTTGCTGGTGAGGTGTTGGGTTTTCTACTCATGATCCaaacttttatatacatttaataactgatataaaagtTAAAGCTTCTCAAAAtcgatttacatttacattacattttttttgtgttatattttttgaccattgtggcgctttaggaattcctgttatgccacaatggtctgtttagaataaataaataaattacagtaATTTACTGGGCATAGCACAATATGGAGAGTTACAtttattcattgaaatttttaaaagcaATCAGTTTAAAAATTGTTTACTATCGCAACACATGAAACTGTTAATATAATGCTCGGCTTTACCCAGCTGCAACTTTgtaatttaatacacatttaaagATTCAAAATCCTTTTACGTTTCTTATTTCTGACATGCCAGAAACTaaatttcgaaattaaattgattttatttagagaaacagcaaaaaaatatataaacaaaagggttcggtgattactcgtcacaaagtcactaaaatctctataacggaacatctggcagccgaaaagtccatcatactaacgagaacttgagtgccaaatattgtgtattcgcgattttcatggcaaaaattgtctttgtgaccaccccaatgtgacgaatagtccaattaccaaacAAAAGATCAGGGcttctttttgaaaaaaaaaggtgctgGAGGTCActtcttgtcaagttttttattggaaaagattggttcggtgattattgcccacaaagcgctcgcccaaaagtcactaaaatctacaACAGATCATCTGGCAgacgaaaagtccatcatactaacgagaaatcGAGTGCCACATATTCCATAAACAGTATATTCAGTATAAACAGATTTATTTCAAGGAAAACCATAAAAATTTACTGTTTTATGTTCCATGTATTTTCTATTGGCTTCATAATTGCGCAATGAtagttaataaaattataatacaaatattacacgATTCCATCATGTTGGGTATTGATACTTGTCTCAagataacaatagataaaacttttattcttgaaatataacatttattagCTAAACGTgagaatttttgaaaaacaaaattcaaaagGCGCCtataattaagaaattaatccTCATTGTGGTATAATGGATGATAAAGAAGCTTTTATGACCAttggaaatttatataaaaaatacgccaTCTATTGTTTTACGGATAGAAACAAAAATGAcagcaaaattcaaataaaacgcTCCTCATTTGCTTCTtgcatataattaatttaaattcatatatatgtaggtacatactacgtattatttaacaattaataagtagtaaataaaacgaaaactctataaacaattatttattttgtataaaataaaatgaaaattatatttaattttgacattgaaatatatatatattacatatatatatacatacatacatatatatatatacataatataatataaaacagctCATATGCGATAAATAATTCTCTACGATTACGATTGTCATAAAATCttcaacatatgtacaagaaTTGGTGGGTAGatgcaaattgaaaatttacaataaaaaaacgtAAAGCGTGTTgagaaattcattaaaataataattatacaatacatagattttttttgatttgattaacATGTTCtacctaaaaaataaatataaattaaacattaaatatatcaaaagaaACGGTAAACAATGACGATGCGTGTGATAACTACGCATTCCATGTACAGCCGACGGACATTATAATACAATCGTCAAAACACCGTGATATGTAACTTTGTAAGCGGCGGCGGTGCGAAAATTAACAACATAAACACGGCCCGAGCGAATTGTGAACTGTCACCAAATATATATACGAGACGAAGATCCAACGGAGATCTTCCCCTTCAGTAAAGCAGCTCACAAAAATATATCTCACAACACCGACGACgacgacgtacatacatatataatattttttacgcacggcgatatacacatgtatgcatatatatatatatatatattgaaaatagtaaaactagcatattttttacacattttatattGGGCATGTTACGTGCGCGCGCGTA
This window harbors:
- the LOC143912860 gene encoding small ribosomal subunit protein uS11, with product MAPRKNKVAKEEVQVSLGPQVREGQTAFAVAHIFASFNDTFVHVTDLSGRETIARVTGGMKVKADRDEASPYAAMLAAQDVAEKCKLLGITALHIKLRATGGNKTKTPGPGAQSALRALARSSIKIGRIEDVTPIPSDTTRRKGGRRGRRL